GATCGTTTCAAGCCGATAAGGTTTGGATAGTGGTATTAAGGTCGCCTTCCCAACGTCCTTCACCATCCTCTTCAAAGAGGAGTACTTTATCTAGGTTTGGTGTCCTCAAGGCACCCTTGCAGAATATATTCATCTTGGGGCACTTCATGATGACGATACGCACCAACGATGGGAATCTAAAGGTGCAATTAGTGGGGGAGAAGCTCTCAAGGCTTGGTAAATCGTTAAGTATCAACTGTTGCAGCTTTTGGAAAGAGATCTCCTCTACTCCGTTTCCATCATCTGTCACCATGTCTTCCATCGCACCACAATTTTCTAGGGTTAGCCAAGTAAGATGCACCAGACTTGTCACTGCTGAGCAAGTGCCAATATGAACTAAACCAGCGCAACCCCGGTACTCCTAAACTCGTCAATCTTTGGAATGAAGTCGGGATGGAAGCACAATTGATAAACTCGGGCATTCCCCAATCCACAGAACTTCAATCTGTTTCAGAATTTCAGCAATCAAGGAACCATCTTTCCAAACTCGCTTCAGGTTACACAACCTATCTAGGTTAAGTTGCCTCAGATTTTGCAGTGCCTGGAGAGGCTTTTCCATGTTAGTTAGTTCTCCACAGGGAGTTGCTACCCCATGTCTAGAcgaatcttttggaaatatctCCTCGAAGGAACTACATCTCACAGTAAGCATTTCTAGATTGGGGAATCTGTGGAGAAGGAAGTTGGAAAGAAAAGCGACATTTTCATCATGGTAGCATGCCAAAGTCAGCTCTCTAAGATTGTGGAAGACGTAATGCTGCGGCATCATCGCAGCATCCTCCCTTGCTAATGTCAATCCTTCCAAGTGTGGAATGACCTGTGGGAGGGAATCCGTTTAATTAGGCCACCAAAAGTTCAATGACTAAGATGTCACTTATGTTTAGGAAGAACAAGAGACACAACTTTCCGGAAGCAGACAAGCGAGCATTGATCACCATTATACGAGAAATGATTGTTGTTAGTGGTgtgcccaatttttttttttttctgggttgaTGTGGTGTGCCTAATTCAATCACAATATATTTTGTGAATTTGGATAAAGAAAGTTATTAGTTAATGATACTTTGGCTATTTCAATTGTCAactaatcaaattcaaaaggCAAATTAACATTTGCTTGTTTTAACAAATCATGTTATTTTTATAGCTAGTATGTGTGTTTCAATAGTAAGATGTTGTATTAATGTTGTGCATTGTTTTCGAAGCTATAGTTCTCTTATCTATTTTACTATAGATCATTAGTAGCATATGGCTTCAACTATATGTAACTTTGAGAAGAATGCATTCAAACTCAACAAatgattggccaaaaaaaaaaaagaaaagaaaaattgaaatgatggGGACATGGGTgaaaaagcaataaaacaaGATAAAGATTATAGTTCCAAATTTCGATGGAAAAAAGAGTAAATAATGAAAACAAGTTGTTCATTCTTACAAAAGCGAAATGAAACATCAGATGACCAAGTAAACAAACCAAAAGTACATAACCCCAAATAAACGGATGTTTTTAGCGTTCCGTGTAGTTAAAAATGAACCTAATTTCGTGTTGGTATATCACTAATATACCTCTCAAATTAAGTTTGGTAATTTTGATTGAATGTTTGTAACTTAAAAAGTGTTGGTCAACCATAGGAATAAACGTTAgtagatttttaaaataattggtgATCTGGAAAATATAAAGATATATAAGTACTTTTCAAGATCTATAAGATAAAAAGTTGGTCAATGAATCAAATCCATTGGTATCTTAATTTGATGATTGTTGGTACATCAATtagattttcatttcaaatttcaaattaaagtTAGTAATTTGAGAGGCATTGGCTTGTCACAAGAATAAATATTGGTTGATTATTAAagtaatttgtaattttggttggaaatgtTGGTACTTTCCAACCTAACAATATAATAAGGTGGCAAGTAACTAAATTAGTTtatattttatagaaaatgaatgttttgaaagatattttcctaaaaatgatcgcttatatCGCTTGataataattagtcaatgaaatttcttttcttcattgtcgacgacaatttatatctaaataattttgtgaactatgaaaatatttctcgttcatttatttttgtaagcaatataagtgatcattttgcCAAAAGTATTTTGcataaattctatttttggtgaAAGGAATGGAGCCTTAATGTGACTAATATTGGTAaaccaatcaaattaattttggtaaatttaaatAAAGTTAGTAATGTCAAATATGTTTGAGAGCCACAagaataaaagttggtaaattattaaagTAGTTGGTGATTTGAAAGTAGAAGAAAAAGTTTGTCCTTTTTTAAGCCTATTGATACGTGTGATCAAATAAGCAAGTTATCCGTGTGCATGACGATTACCAACCATGTTTAAGATGTTGGAGGATGGAAATTTGTTTTGTAGTTAAGCTAACAATATGCCAAATGAccataataacttttttttattttataattctgGTGGATGGGGttggtcaaattaaattaaataggtAAATCTTATTCACAAGATATGAGTAGCTCATTAGAAGCATCAATATCTATGTAagttaatttgataaaaagtgTTTTTCTTCAAAGTAAAAGTTGGGATCAATAGATTTATATACCAAAGAATATGAGTTGGAAATAATTAACTACAGACAATCTTTAAATTTCTAAGCAATTCACAAGTGTGGTTAGGCAAGTCTCAACAAGCATGAAATGTTTgacaatttcaatttcccaTAGAAAATAACAATGCACCAAGAGCTATGCACATAAACCAATGAAGACAATAGCAAAGAGCTAGAATCATTAATAAGGGTAataccttttcaaaagaaaagagtgcATATTTTTTCTCACTGGTAGTTGTACCTTGGCAGCTTGGGAATTCACAAGCAAATGAGAATAACCTCATCTTGCTACAATGGCTCACTCGCAATTGTTCCAAGAGTGGCCATGCTGAAGTATGACTATGTTGGTAGAAGCTCCTAAGTTTCGGTGACCTAAATACAGATAAGTTGGTTAATTGTGGAAAGTAGAGATCACCTGTACTCATCCCTACTTCGTCTTCCTCAGCGATAATTTCCTCCACCCCACAATCCATTATTGAAAGTTCTTTGAGTTGTGCCATATTTTTTGCCATCGAGCTTGGAAATAAACTTTTGAGACTCTCACACTTGATGACCTCTATGCACTGTAAGCATCCAAAGGTAAGACCTCCTTGAGGAAGTCCACTCCACACGTATTTCATTTTTGGGAGCCGCGTCAAAATTAATTCTCTCAATTGAAAAGTATTTGTAGAACAAGCTTCGCTAAATTCAAACTCTTGGACTTGAAATACCACTTCCAAGGATCCACAATCGGTCACAATTACCTTCTCTAGGTTTTGAAATCTTGTGATCATATTATAAGATGAAAATATGGATACAAGTTTCTCACAATACTCCACTACCAgtgtcttcaatttgccaaagaTATTTGAATCAAGATCATCAAGCCATATCTTCTCCATGTTATCCATGTGTAAgaacttcattgactccatacTAGGAAACTCAACCtgctaaatttaattaattagagccAATTCTCTATTCCCTCAAAAAAGAGTATACTTTAATTAtaagaacaaagaaaatcacAAGATGGACATTATcaaagaatagaaagaaaagaagactagATGTGCGTTATTTCTTTTTAGCAAATGCCACCCCCTAAAATTCATTCTCCTGTCATATAATTTTAAAGtagaaaacataaatttttctaatatatatcAAGCATTATGTTTAAGCAGTAGCATAACCATAGCCTTCTTAATTAAACAACCATATTCATTTCATGTATAATTTGTTTCCCATGATCCTCAAATTTAGCCTATCTTAGATTCCGCTCATTATGGCACTAAAAAACACAATAGCTAATATACAATCCCATTTCTTTGAAGTGACAACGACAAAATAGAAACCAATTCACACAAATCAATGCTTCATggtttcttggacttcaaaggTTCTCCAACAAAGTATAGACTCAAAGAAAACACATCAAATACCgaagaaaaaaatccaacaaaTCACTAGCTGATTTCTCTttataagtttgttattcgaaaTTATCATGACTGAGGATATTAatcttgatttatttttgttaatagTTGATCACTATTATTAAAGTTGCCTATAAatataagggttaataccctaaaaaaccctaaactggtacacttgtgacaaatttaccccaaactatttttttgaccaccaaaaaccccaaactggtatatctttgacaaatttaccccaaactggtacatttgtgacaaatttaccctatgttggttttcgttaaattttattatcaaattattaagttaaatgacacgtgacggttaaccggtataccaatttaggactTTACGCTCCGTttatcacagtttacaatttttatgatttttttgtggtattaatccaatttagcatagggcatatttatcaaaaatttaccagtttagggtttttgcagtcggataaattagtttggggtaaatttgtcataaatttaccagtttgggatttttcatggaaaaaaaaaatagtttggggtaaatttgtcacaattgtaccagtttggggtttttcatggtattaaccctaaatataaaccaattaaatatttttctttagttataatgatgaattgatttgaATCATTTGATAACTAAATTTGCCTATTTGACGTATCTTTTTCCCCGGTTGACTTGGCCTTTCTATCTCTTTCATCTCTATTTAGTTTCTCCGTCTTTTTCTTGTTATATGATTTTCCTCCACTTTCATCGAATCTAAACCTAACTTTCTTCACGCTTTCGTTCCACATTAGTTGGCATCAGATCTAAATTTGTTCTTCATAAATTGGTCATTGAGCTAGATCTCTTCAACATTAATTGGTATCAAAACTTCACTTTAAATATGTATTATCATTGTGCAAATATTCTAGACCAAGGACCAAGTCTATGGTACTTATTTTAGATGTTATGCTTGCAATTCTTATCTGATATGCTCATGAAAATATATGGCATTCATGCCTATTGAAACTTCAGCTACCATGCTTTGCTAATATGTAGCCACtctatgtttggtaaattttctctttgaataaTGTCACAATATTATTACCTTTGATATATCGAAATTTGAAAAGAGTAGGTATCAAGATTATTATGTCGATTGGTatggaaattattattattattatgattatcATACTATTCTAATAATCTTGAGAGCCAGGAGCAACCTCAAATTGCATTTGTTTGTATTAATTTACGACTTAATTACACCAACTGAAAGGTTCAGGActcgattgtactttttgaTAAAGGTTTAAAAGTTCATTGcaccaattgaaaaatttataacttgATTGCATTTCATAAATATGTTTTAGGACCCATGGAATGATTTTCCCATAgcaatatttaaaattgacttcaGGAATAGCGACAAAAtgactcctaaaatttattCCAGTTTGGCATGTTTAAGaactaaaacttttttttcccGTTTATTGGTAAAACTTGTTCCAATTAAGCATTTGAGTCTTTCCATTGCCCAAATTAGTTTCAGGAGGACAAAAAGTGTATATGACATTTTTCATCGAatttccccctctttttttttaattgtaaagATGTGGTGCTACTATGGTGATGCCACATTAAAAAAGGtgacaaaaaatttagaaagtaCTTATAAGAAAACAAGGCGGGAGAAGGGGGGTCTTAGGGCTTTTGCATTGGCGACGGTCGCAACCATCTCCCAGGTCACAGATAGGGCACCCAGCATCCTTGCTAGGCCACCAGTTGCCAAACTTGGCTCCTCACCACCACGTGAGTGAGCACACTTGCCCTCATTCAAATTGGCAAGGGCGATAGTAGGCCACCGGTAGTGGCGCTCTCTAAACAGCCTTTCCCCTTTGACCAGCGATCTCTCAtaagacttttcttttatttccagTTTCATATTAATGctgatttttttccctaatttttatgtggAAATAGTGAAATATCACCGTTTGTGCTCGAGGAAGCTCCATCACGGTGTCAAAGGCCATGCAGGacagaaaaatgataaaaatgcagAATTTCTCCACAAAAAATGGACAGACTTAACAAGTCTTGAAATGCATCGATTGtgcaaattttagaacttaagtGCCAAACCAACACAAGCTTTAGAACTTGTAGTGTTATTAACCCTTGATCTTATGttgaataatatttaaatttgagaTGACATTTTAGCattgtctaggctctaattaattaaaacttgTCAATTGAAGCTTAGCCTCTAATTGATATTTGTACTTCAGCTATAATTTTGTCTAAGacttgaaaaggaaaggagaaaattaTGAAGTTTTTGAAACCTATGAAAAATTTTTGATATACATTTCGGCATGTTTATATTAAAGAAGTAACTTTGAGATGTTTCTTATTGAGGTCAAagatttgtaaaagaaaatgataagttaTCATAAGTGACCCCACAGACCCTTAACATTGTCTTCGCTCAAACCATCAGGATAACAAACTAGATATGCCATAAAAGAAGAATGAGTGCAAACCTTTTCGACGAGTAAAAGCGGTTGTTGTGTTGGAACGCTGCCCTCTAATTTTCTACAATTAGCATCTCCTAGAATCACCTTCACAGCTTCGCAATCTTTGACGGTAAACTCTTTCAAGGAGGGCCACTCTGAAATATGCTTCCCTTGACAGAAACTTCTGAGTCTTGGCATGCTGTGAAGATACAAAGTTACAATTTGAGGAATTACAATTTTGTCGGTTTCTTCTTCAggtttctcctcttctttggcGACAATGTACTCCATCTCTCCACAGCCATTGAGACCAAGATATCGGAGTTGTCCTAGACTTTTTGCCATAGATGTTGTAAAAAGGTTTCTCAGACGTGGGCACTTCTCAACAGTCAAAGACTCCGCATGGTGAAGTAGCCTTCTCCACATGAATGAAGGAATCACATTTATTAGGTTGTGACACTGCTTCACCTTGAGGACCTTTAGACAGCAAAAGGACTCCACAAGGATTTTATTGTTCCATAGTTCTTCTTGGTGAACTCCCTCGATGTTTAGCTCTTCTAACTTTGGAAATGCAAACTACAAATGTACATAGATAAATGAAAAATACGCAAAATAGCTTAGGACCAAAGCATTAATGGCAAAATAATATAACAGATAAGATAAATCGGGATATGATACCTTCTCATCAAATAGAGGATGTAAACCATCACCAGCACAACTCTTTGAActaaaacaaatcaaattctcaaggTCACCAAGCTTGAGTATGCTTAAATTACGAAACTTGAACGTCTCGAtagttttcccttttccttcttccattgCAATTATGCCCTTCATATTATTGCAACAGGAAACATCAAGCACCGCAAGTTTATCAAGAGTTCTGGCCGTGGCACTTGAGAAGAGATATGGCAAACTATGACAACGCCTTACGCTCACTTGTACCAGACTAGGAAACGCTGATATTACTATGCAGCCACTCTTCAAAATGTCTCTCAGCCTTGGTAGATTTAGCAACTTCATTTTTTCTAATGAAGAGAGGACCAATGGCTTTTGCCTTTCATTAGAGCTGAGAGTTACTGTATCAAATAATGCTTCCAAGGAGGGACACCCAACCACCTCAATTTTATTTAGATTATGCAACctatccattaaatttgatggaaaaacatgtgacaaattttcaCAAAGTTCAACAGTGAGGGATGCAAGTTTGTAGAAGGATTGTCCATGGAGTTGATTATGCCATATCCTCTTTAATTGGAACATGGAAGAAAGCTTCAATTCCtccaagcttggaaaaagaacctgcataaaaacattttatatGTAGAATGACTGAGATTTTTGGTATAGAATTGTATTATGCCAAAATTTGTGGGCAACTTTGGGAATGATCCCCAGCGAGTTAGCTTTTCCACTGCCAACTGCCAAACTTGAATAATGATCAAGTTTCTGCTAAATTGCGTCTCTGACAAGAACTAGAATAATGAATGACAAAAAGTACTATAGATGCTTACCTTTTCATTGAAGAAGCCTGGCAAGGATAAGCCAGAGTTTATATGATCAAATGCTTGTTGTAATCCCGTGTTAGATGTGATCGACCATTGCCTTTCTTCGAATGAAGAGAATGTCATCATTTTGGGGCACTGAGATATCGTCAATTTTGTTAAGGATGGACAATGAATACAATACTTTCGATAAGAGAATGTCTTGAGATTTGGTAATTCCTCAAGAGACAAGGAGGTTAACAAATGAAACTCTAAAGTATCGCTGGTTGCAGCTTCctccaattcttcttcttccacatcaataatttcctcCAGTAGCTTACAATttgctatttctatttcttttatttgctgGAGTGCTTTAGCCAtggaataagaaaaaagaaaccttaGGTTCTCACAATTTTGCACCTTCAATGCCTTTAAGTTTCGAAAACACATTGTTCTTCGTGGATTTTTATTCCATATGCATCCCAAACTTGGTAAGTCACTCAGGGTTAATTCCCTCAGTCTCGATAGAATCTCAACTTCCTTACTGCATGTCAGTCCTTCAAGGTCGAATACTTCTCTTATCAACTGACATCTTTCAATAATCATGGTTTCCAAACTCTGTAGCTTTAT
The nucleotide sequence above comes from Eucalyptus grandis isolate ANBG69807.140 chromosome 2, ASM1654582v1, whole genome shotgun sequence. Encoded proteins:
- the LOC120286099 gene encoding uncharacterized protein LOC120286099, coding for MHDIVNDVAISIASTEWKALVGREDCGFKNWSKAELRECTVISFLRASIDELPEKLDCPNLRMFLLVDCNLSLKIPDSFFESMHKLQVMELGVISVTSLPSSIEFLENLKSLSLASCHLEDVTLLGKLKALQILHLCGSTIARLPKEIGELTKLRILNLKSCTRLKVIEPDVLGSLVNLEELYMADSFDRWEVEDEAPRRNASLIELKNMNKLSTLDIVIPHFADLPRDLPFGKLNKYKIQIGGFWDWSVEYKESRTLKLKLDLGNLLFEEWVQKCLQRTQDLHLDGLQDGNDSIHDLCIEGFQELKYLHVQNSPSFHYVVHPTNNVQCTAFTRLVSLFLENMGKFEKICGSCLALESFSKLKIVKVDNCSEIKHLFPSSMMRLLSQLEEIEISRCHLMQQIVADVEVDKDEIYDPNVKSCNLRRLILRNLPNMTSFYKTANLSVDFFDGQQVLFPSLEELKLSSMFQLKRIWHNQLHGQSFYKLASLTVELCENLSHVFPSNLMDRLHNLNKIEVVGCPSLEALFDTVTLSSNERQKPLVLSSLEKMKLLNLPRLRDILKSGCIVISAFPSLVQVSVRRCHSLPYLFSSATARTLDKLAVLDVSCCNNMKGIIAMEEGKGKTIETFKFRNLSILKLGDLENLICFSSKSCAGDGLHPLFDEKFAFPKLEELNIEGVHQEELWNNKILVESFCCLKVLKVKQCHNLINVIPSFMWRRLLHHAESLTVEKCPRLRNLFTTSMAKSLGQLRYLGLNGCGEMEYIVAKEEEKPEEETDKIVIPQIVTLYLHSMPRLRSFCQGKHISEWPSLKEFTVKDCEAVKVILGDANCRKLEGSVPTQQPLLLVEKVIPHLEGLTLAREDAAMMPQHYVFHNLRELTLACYHDENVAFLSNFLLHRFPNLEMLTVRCSSFEEIFPKDSSRHGVATPCGELTNMEKPLQALQNLRQLNLDRLCNLKRVWKDGSLIAEILKQIEVLWIGECPSLSIVLPSRLHSKD